One Spinacia oleracea cultivar Varoflay chromosome 4, BTI_SOV_V1, whole genome shotgun sequence DNA segment encodes these proteins:
- the LOC110784648 gene encoding berberine bridge enzyme-like 21: MGTNIKYFLFPWFVLILFSTFSKTLCLDQTYDAFSKCLQNQTISPANISTILYSAQTPNFNSVLLAYIRNLRFTLPTTPKPQLIITPLNPSQVSAAVICARNLGHQVKIRSGGHDYDGLSYTSEHPFIILDMQNLRRIDVDPKAGTAYVEAGSTLGELYYRIHEKTNTFGFPAGVCPTVGVGGHISGGGYGNMIRKYGLSVDHIIDATVVDAQGKILNRKTMGDDLFWAIRGGGGASFAVVVSFTFNLVPVPETVTVFNIERYLSDNATELVYKWQTLMQDIDYNLFIRLLIQPVNDPIIKNKKTGRATFIALYLGNSKDLFSLLSTKFPELGLKKEDCLEMSWINSALYWANFDNTTKPEVLLNRTFTANYNKRKSDYVTTPITTAGLNLMWQKLITLEQVGMVFNSYGGRMNEIPATDTPMPHRKGSFYKIQYSDSWKEPGTAANDKHLGLIRELHTFMTPYVSKNPRGAYLNYRDIDIGVSHNWTYQQGEVYGRQYFMGNFDRLVKVKTLVDPTNFFRNEQSIPVQK, translated from the coding sequence ATGGGCACAAATATCAAATACTTTCTATTTCCCTGGTTTGTTCTAATCCTGTTCTCTACTTTTTCAAAAACATTATGTTTGGATCAAACATATGATGCCTTCTCCAAATGCCtacaaaatcaaacaatctCACCAGCAAACATCTCCACAATTCTGTATTCTGCACAAACCCCGAACTTCAATTCTGTGTTACTAGCTTACATTCGAAACCTTAGATTCACATTACCAACAACACCAAAACCACAACTTATTATCACCCCTTTGAACCCGTCGCAAGTATCGGCGGCGGTCATTTGCGCTCGCAACCTCGGCCACCAAGTTAAAATCCGTAGCGGCGGCCACGACTACGATGGGTTATCCTACACCTCGGAACATCCATTCATCATCCTCGACATGCAAAACTTAAGGCGCATTGATGTAGACCCTAAAGCAGGAACCGCCTATGTTGAGGCAGGTTCAACTTTAGGGGAATTATATTATAGGATACATGAAAAAACTAACACCTTTGGATTTCCGGCTGGGGTGTGTCCTACAGTAGGTGTAGGAGGTCATATTAGCGGTGGTGGTTATGGTAACATGATCAGAAAGTATGGGTTATCTGTAGACCATATTATCGACGCAACAGTTGTTGATGCACAGGGTAAGATTCTAAACCGGAAAACCATGGGGGATGACTTGTTTTGGGCTATacgaggtggtggtggtgctagTTTCGCCGTTGTTGTTTCCTTCACCTTTAATCTTGTCCCGGTACCGGAAACCGTAACTGTTTTTAACATTGAGCGTTATCTTTCTGATAATGCTACTGAATTGGTTTATAAGTGGCAGACACTTATGCAAGATATTGACTATAATTTGTTTATCAGGTTATTAATACAGCCAGTAAATGACCCTATCATTAAGAATAAAAAAACAGGCAGAGCCACTTTTATTGCCCTTTATTTAGGTAATTCCAAAGATTTATTCTCTCTGCTAAGCACTAAATTTCCTGAACTTGGTCTTAAGAAGGAAGATTGTTTAGAAATGAGCTGGATAAATTCAGCTTTGTATTGGGCGAATTTCGACAACACAACTAAACCTGAAGTCCTGTTAAACAGGACATTCACAGCTAATTATAACAAGAGAAAGTCGGATTACGTAACAACACCGATCACAACGGCAGGATTGAATCTAATGTGGCAGAAGTTGATTACATTGGAACAAGTTGGGATGGTATTCAACTCTTATGGTGGAAGGATGAACGAAATTCCGGCAACAGATACGCCAATGCCTCATAGGAAAGGAAGTTTTTACAAGATTCAGTACTCTGACAGTTGGAAAGAACCAGGGACAGCGGCTAATGACAAGCATTTGGGACTAATTAGGGAGCTTCATACTTTTATGACACCCTATGTTTCTAAAAATCCAAGGGGTGCTTACCTTAATTATAGGGATATTGATATTGGTGTTAGTCATAATTGGACTTACCAACAAGGGGAAGTTTATGGGAGGCAGTATTTCATGGGGAACTTTGATAGATTAGTCAAGGTCAAGACTTTGGTTGATCCTACCAACTTTTTTAGGAATGAACAGAGTATTCCAGTTCAGAAATAA